A window of Corynebacterium mustelae genomic DNA:
TTGAGTTTCTTTTTTAGTTTGTGTTCGGCTAGTTCGTGGGCGGCGGTTCCTTCCTCTGCGGCGGTTGTTGTGGTGTCGGGTAGTTCGGCTTCGATGGTTGCCGATGGGGTGCAGTTGAGCCAGCGGTGTGATCCGGATGCGGATAGTACGGCGTGGTCTCGGTCTGCGTGGTGTGTTTCGGTCATTGGATGATCCCGTCTGCTAGTGCCATGACTTCGGGGTAGCGTTCTGGTGGGATGTCGGATAGTTTGCTGACGCCTAGGTTGGTGAGCATGTTTTTCACCGCGTCGGCGTGGCCTTGTTTGGCTATGTCGACGAGCCGTGTTCTTACGTCCTCGAAGGTCAGCTCTGGTGCTGTGGGTGTGGGTTCCGGCGTGGGTTTTTCGACTTCGGCCGGCACGTCGGCCGGCAGGGTTGTTTGTGCTGGCTGTGGCGTGTTTTCGGGTGTCGGGTCTGGTTGAGCCGGCACGGTTGTTTGGGTGGGTTCAGGTGCCTGTGTCACCACAGGTTCCGGGGCTGGTGGGGTGTTGTACTCCCCCAGGTTTCCGGACGCTTCCGCCCAGTCGAGGGCGACCGTCTCGATAGCGCCTAGTGCTATATACATATCCGTGAGCCCAGCTTTGACCCTGGCGGCGGCGTTGAGGAAATCTTGTATCTGCGTGGTGGGTGTCATGGCTAGTCCTCCTTAAAAAACTTGGTGATATCGGTTTGGGCATCGCACTCTATGAACTCTCCGTTGTCCTCCAATTCGAGCCGGATGTTGATTTTCAGGGTTGCGGTTTCTACCGGGTTGTCGATGTCTACGCTCCTGAAGCAATGCTCGGCAATGGCGCGTATGGAGTCTGCGAGTGGCTCGACTCGGGTTTCCGTGCCCTCTGGCAGCAGCGTGGATTGGTGTAGTTTCACGAGGTCAAGTTGTTTGATTGCTTCCTCGATAACCTCCGGGTCGACGTCTGGCAGGGTTCCGGATTCCTGCATCTCGGCGATGGTCATCGGGTCGAGATCATTTGTGAGGTAGTTCTGTGCGATCTCCAGCAGTCGGGTGGTTAGATCCATGGGGTTTGTCCTTTCAGGGGTTAGGCTGCGGCCGTGCCGGTGTCGGTGTTATTCCGACGTCGGCGTAGCAGCGCGAAAATGTTTGTGTAGGGGATCAGTTCGATGTGCTTTTGCCCTGGCTCCCGCACGGGCAAAGATTGGTTGCAGCCGAAGCGCAACCAGGTGCGTACCTCACCGGTGATGGTGAGGAGGTGGGTAGCCTCATGGGCTCTGGCGGTTTCCGCGAAGCGGATACGTGTATGAAAGTCTGCGTCCCGTGTTGGTAGGTCGAGATTCACGACCTCGTAGCAGGGCGGGATTGGTGTCATGTTGTCTCCCTACTGGGGATTTTCTGCAGCTGGTGTATCCGGTTGATCTCCAGGGTCAGTGCATCAATCGCATCCTGCATGGCCGAGATGGTTCGCTGTGGCGCGACCCATTTAGCGGCGATTGCGGCCAGTTCCATTTGCTTTTCGCGGAGGATAAGGGCGCGTTCGGTGTGCATCAGCTGCACCTGTGTGGGGTGTGGCTGGTGTTTAGCCGGGGGTTGTTTCTCAGCTAATATGCGTTGCTGAACCCGGGTGAGGGAGCGTTCTGCTTGGTTGAGTTCCTCGTGGTTTTTCGCGGTGAACCCCGAGAGTGTTCTAGCCATTGCGATGCACCTACTGGCTTTTGCTAGCAGGTCGAGGGGGTTGGGTTTCGTACTCACTCCCCCACCTCCCCCTGTTCTTCGAGGGTGAGACTAAGCGCATCGGCAAGGTCGGTGTAATCCACCTCGGGGTGTTTTCCCCGGAGCTCATAGAGGGCTTTTTGTGCTTTGGCTTGGCGTTGGTGCCACACCGTGAGCTTCCGCCCTAGATTCTTTATTTCGATCTGGAGCGTCTTGCGCTCCTCGATAATCTTTGAAAGCGAGTCTTTTTGGTTATTGACCTTTTCCTTGAGTCCTTGGGCGCGGGATTGTTCGTTTAGACGTTCACGGTTCGCGGCGTCGAGTGCGTGCCCTAGGTTTCGTATGAGTTGGTCGCGTGCCTGGATGTTCCGGCTGGCGATGGTGATCAGTAGGTCTTGCTGTTGCTGTGCCTCGTCCCACCGTGGGGGCGAGTTGGTTTCAGCTAGTGTGTAACCGTTGCTTTTTGCGGCGTCCCGAATGTATTCGGGCAGGTCACACACTAGTTGGTGAATGAGGTAGTCGTTCATGGTGTTTCCCTATTTTTTTGGTGTGTGGTGGGGCTGCCCGGGTGCAGCGGTTCCGCTCCCCCTGTTCGAGAGCTGGGGTTCATGGCGGCGCTTGTACCCCGCTGGTGACTGTTCCGGCGGGGCGTCACACCCGGGTGGCCTCGTGGCATGCCCAGGGGTTGCACCCGGGGGTTGCATAACTGGAAAATGCACATGCCCTTTTTCGGCCAATCTGTTTTCCGTACCTTGGCCGTGAAGGTTCTTCATTTGTACTGCCCCCCTTGTTTTGCCTCCCGCGTGCCACTGCGGGGTTCCTGCCCAGTACGGTGGTGGGCTTGCGGGGTCGTGGCGCACTCACGTGGTGCGCTCTCCCGCCAGTATTTTTCCTTTGAGGGGCGTTTCACTATCGAGTTTTCAAAAAGCGCGCCCACCCGAGTTCCGCCCAGACGTTTTACTGTGGGGTGGTTCTTGGGGGCTGTGTGCCTGGGTGGGGAGTCGAACCCCACGCATGTGTGTTCCCGGCCGGGGCAGGCCGCACCAGGGTTTACCGCTGGCGCTCCGGCATTAATTGCGCTAAATGCTTTTTCGCGTGTTTACGCAGTCGGATAATGACGGTCAGTAACAACACGTTGACTAGGGTGCATAGAACGATGAAGGCGGTTAGGGGTTCCATGGGTTCGGGCTTCTTGTCGGATGAGTTGGAGTTCTAGCTCGTTGATGTAGTCGAGGGCTTGTTCTGCTTTGCGGTCGGCATCGGCCACCCACGCGGCGAGGAAGATTGTTATGAGGAGCAGTGCGATTGTGAGTAGGAGGGTCATGGTCAGTTGCTTTCTATGCGGTGTTTTTTGCGGCGAGATTGTCTATGGATTCGCGGCTTACTCGGAGTGTGCGTGGCGTGAAGTAGGTGGCCACGAGTTTTCTTTCGTTGATGAGGCGTCGGACGGTTTCTTTGGAGCAGCCCATGTAGTCAGCGGCTGCGGTTACCGTCAGCCATGGGGGCATTTCGGTTGTCATTGGTTATTTCCCTGGTATGAGGAATTGATGGTGGTTGTGGTGGGCGCTTGTCTCAAGCAGCTACTAGGGGGTCGTTGACGAGGTCGAAGTATCCGCTGATGAAGGTTGGGTCGCCTTGGATGGTGGCGACTTTGAGGGCTACTCGGGGTGTGACTTCTGCCCCGGCGCGTAGTTGGGTGATGTCGTCTGGGTTTACTCCGATGCAGGCGGCGAGTTGTTCGTCTGTGGTGAGGTTCCGTGATCGCATGATGTGGTCTAGTGCGCCTGGCCGGAAGCGGTAGCGTGGTGCTTTTTGCATGGGGGTTCTCCTTTCGGTTTTTGTGTTTTGTTTTCCGTGTTGCCGTGTTGCAACCTGTGACCACAGTTTGCCAAGAATGACCACAGTGTGCAAAACCTGAAATGGACAACACCCCCACAAGTCACCCCCAACAACGCCGTTAAACTGGTTCTTTACCCTCAGCTTTACGTTGACCACAAAACGCTATACGATGGGGCCCATGGATGTTAAACAATGGTTACAAAACCTGATAGGCACCGACTCCATGCGGAGCGCATCAGCAAAAGTCGGGTACGCACAAACCACAATCCAACGACAGATGGAAAAAGGTTCCCTATCCCCGGAAATGGTTATCGCACTATGCCGCTCCTATGGACGGTCGCCCATAACTGGGCTGATTGAAAACGGCTACATCCATGAGCACGAAACTGACGGCATCGGTATTGAGTATGCTTTGCGAAAAGCAACCAACCAGCAAATACTTGACGAAATACTCAAACGCTCCGACCCCGAAGCGCGGTTGCTTTTCACAAACGACGCCGACCCGAACGTGATCGACCTCGCCGAAGGCCCGGTCGAATTCAACCCGGCGAGCGTCACCCACATCGACGACCTGTCTCATGTAAGAGGTAGCCGCTATGCTGCTGATAGGAGGATGAGAGAACCACAAGAAGGAGACGATGATTACGGATCAGGAGCCTAAACTCCTCCAGTTAGCCGAAGACCTAGGAATCCAAGTACTCACGGACACTCAAGGGGTGCTGCACCCCCTAGATCTCGGCGGCTGGTTCCCACAAGCCCGTACCATACTCTTAGCCAAAGACCTAGGTAGGGGCGACTATTTACATACACTCGCACACGAACTAGGCCAC
This region includes:
- a CDS encoding helix-turn-helix domain-containing protein, which codes for MTTEMPPWLTVTAAADYMGCSKETVRRLINERKLVATYFTPRTLRVSRESIDNLAAKNTA